In the genome of Pseudomonas protegens, one region contains:
- the algB gene encoding sigma-54-dependent response regulator transcription factor AlgB: MESAPENQGRILLVDDESAILRTFRYCLEDEGYTVATANSAAQADALLQRQVFDLCFLDLRLGEDNGLDVLAQMRTQAPWMRVVIVTAHSAVDTAVDAIQAGAADYLVKPCSPDQLRLATAKQLEVRQLSARLEALEGEVRKPKDGLDSHSPAMKVVLETARQVAGTDANILILGESGTGKGELARAIHGWSKRAKKSCVTINCPSLTAELMESELFGHSRGAFTGASESTLGRVNQADGGTLFLDEIGDFPLTLQPKLLRFIQDKEYERVGDPVTRRADVRILAATNLNLEDMVRDGRFREDLLYRLNVITLHLPPLRERSEDILTLADRFLARFVKEYSRPARGFCDEAREALLNYRWPGNIRELRNVVERASIICPQERVEIIHLGMAEQPTNNAPRIGAALSLDELEKAHIGAVLATSDTLDQAAKTLGIDASTLYRKRKQYNL; this comes from the coding sequence ATGGAGTCAGCGCCGGAGAATCAAGGCCGCATCCTGCTGGTGGATGACGAATCCGCCATCCTTCGCACCTTCCGTTACTGCCTGGAAGACGAAGGCTACACCGTGGCCACCGCCAACAGCGCAGCCCAGGCGGATGCGCTGCTGCAACGCCAGGTGTTCGACCTGTGCTTCCTCGACCTGCGCCTGGGCGAAGACAACGGCCTGGACGTGCTGGCCCAGATGCGCACCCAGGCGCCCTGGATGCGGGTGGTGATCGTCACCGCCCACTCCGCCGTGGATACCGCGGTGGACGCCATCCAGGCCGGTGCCGCCGATTACCTGGTCAAGCCCTGCAGCCCCGATCAACTGCGCCTGGCCACCGCCAAGCAACTGGAAGTGCGCCAGCTCTCGGCGCGCCTGGAAGCCCTGGAAGGTGAGGTGCGCAAGCCCAAGGACGGCCTGGACTCCCACAGCCCGGCGATGAAAGTGGTGCTGGAAACCGCGCGCCAGGTGGCCGGCACCGACGCCAACATTCTGATTCTCGGTGAGTCGGGCACCGGCAAGGGCGAACTGGCGCGGGCCATCCACGGCTGGAGCAAGCGGGCGAAGAAGTCCTGCGTGACCATCAACTGCCCGTCCCTGACCGCCGAGCTGATGGAAAGCGAGCTGTTCGGCCACAGCCGCGGGGCCTTCACCGGAGCCAGCGAAAGCACCCTGGGCCGGGTCAATCAGGCCGACGGCGGCACCCTGTTCCTCGATGAGATCGGCGACTTCCCCCTGACCCTGCAACCCAAGCTGCTGCGCTTCATCCAGGACAAGGAATACGAACGCGTCGGCGACCCGGTGACTCGCCGGGCCGATGTGCGGATTCTTGCCGCCACCAACCTCAACCTCGAGGACATGGTGCGCGACGGGCGCTTTCGCGAAGACCTGCTGTACCGCCTGAACGTGATCACCTTGCACCTGCCACCCCTGCGCGAACGCAGCGAAGACATCCTGACCCTGGCCGATCGCTTCCTCGCACGCTTCGTCAAAGAGTATTCGCGACCGGCCCGAGGCTTTTGCGACGAAGCCCGGGAAGCCCTGCTCAACTATCGCTGGCCGGGCAACATCCGCGAGCTGCGCAACGTGGTGGAACGGGCAAGCATCATCTGTCCCCAGGAACGGGTGGAGATCATCCACCTGGGCATGGCCGAGCAACCCACCAACAATGCCCCGCGGATCGGTGCCGCGCTGAGCCTGGACGAGCTGGAAAAGGCCCATATCGGCGCGGTCCTGGCCACCAGCGACACCCTGGACCAAGCGGCCAAGACCCTGGGCATCGACGCCTCGACCCTGTACCGCAAACGCAAACAGTACAACCTGTGA
- a CDS encoding ATP-binding protein has product MKLAMKLRTRLFLSISALITVALLGLVLGLVSVMQMASTQESLIRNNFITLDLGLKLRQTLGDQLIIMLSKEPDRAALEASREHYLALLDQGIAQEQQNPGPSHFQQARDDYLSFFQAFERISGSPGISDNHALTERFNALRSGLINEHKSALDNISQVERQARERALLVAGLLGLVALAVLIIGFVTAHAIAQRFGGPIEALAKAADKIGQGNFDVTLPISAAAEMNLLTRRFGIMAEALRQHQATNVDELLAGQQRLQAVLDSIDDGLLMIDRQGRLEHLNPVAQRQLGWDQERLGQGLGSALQRPELDEQLQLVLRGGTLERAPDDLDVEVDGESRLLTYSLTPVSHTQGHILGAVMVLHDVTEQRAFERVRSEFVLRASHELRTPVTGMHMAFGLLQERLHFAEESRETDLLNTVNEEMQRLMQLINDLLNFSRYQNGLQKLTLAPCPLEELLEQTLERFREQAQRQAISLLLDLQAPLPRLHADRPQLERVLDNLIDNALRHTASGGQIRLQARRHGERVIISVEDNGEGIAYGQQGRIFEPFVQVGRKKGGAGLGLALCKEIVQLHGGRMGVYSRPGQGTQFYLALPL; this is encoded by the coding sequence ATGAAGTTAGCGATGAAACTGCGAACCCGGCTGTTTCTGAGCATCTCGGCCCTGATCACCGTCGCCCTGCTGGGGCTGGTGCTCGGGCTGGTCAGCGTGATGCAGATGGCCAGCACCCAGGAGTCGCTGATCCGCAACAACTTCATCACCCTGGACCTGGGGCTCAAGCTGCGCCAGACCCTGGGCGACCAGCTGATCATCATGCTCAGCAAGGAGCCCGATCGCGCGGCCCTGGAAGCCTCCAGGGAACACTACCTGGCATTGCTCGACCAGGGCATTGCCCAGGAACAGCAGAACCCGGGCCCCAGCCACTTTCAGCAGGCCCGCGATGACTACCTGAGTTTCTTCCAGGCCTTCGAGCGCATCAGCGGTTCCCCCGGGATCAGCGACAACCATGCGCTGACCGAGCGCTTCAATGCGTTGCGCAGCGGCCTGATCAACGAACACAAGAGCGCCCTGGACAACATCAGCCAGGTGGAGCGCCAGGCCCGTGAGCGCGCCCTGCTGGTGGCCGGCCTGCTGGGTCTGGTGGCCCTGGCGGTGCTGATCATCGGCTTCGTCACCGCTCACGCCATCGCCCAGCGCTTTGGCGGGCCGATCGAGGCCCTGGCCAAGGCCGCGGACAAGATCGGCCAAGGCAACTTCGACGTCACCCTGCCCATCTCGGCGGCGGCGGAGATGAACCTGCTGACCCGGCGTTTCGGCATCATGGCCGAGGCCTTGCGCCAGCATCAGGCAACCAATGTCGATGAACTGCTGGCCGGTCAGCAGCGCCTGCAGGCGGTGCTCGACAGCATCGACGACGGCTTGTTGATGATCGACCGCCAAGGCCGCCTGGAGCACCTCAATCCAGTGGCCCAGCGCCAGTTGGGCTGGGATCAGGAGCGCCTCGGCCAGGGCCTGGGCAGCGCCCTGCAACGCCCGGAGCTGGATGAGCAACTGCAGCTGGTCCTGCGCGGCGGCACCCTGGAGCGGGCCCCGGACGACCTGGATGTGGAGGTCGACGGCGAATCCCGCCTGCTGACCTACAGCCTGACCCCGGTGAGTCACACCCAGGGCCATATTCTCGGGGCGGTGATGGTGCTCCACGACGTCACCGAACAACGCGCCTTCGAGCGGGTGCGCAGTGAATTCGTGCTGCGCGCCTCTCATGAGCTGCGCACTCCGGTGACCGGCATGCACATGGCGTTCGGCCTGCTCCAGGAGCGCCTGCACTTCGCCGAAGAGTCCCGGGAAACCGACCTGCTCAATACGGTCAACGAAGAAATGCAGCGCCTGATGCAATTGATCAATGACCTGCTGAACTTCTCGCGCTATCAGAACGGCCTGCAGAAGCTCACCCTTGCTCCCTGTCCCCTTGAAGAACTGCTGGAGCAGACTCTGGAACGCTTCCGCGAACAGGCACAGCGCCAGGCCATCAGCCTGCTGCTGGACCTGCAGGCGCCGCTGCCGCGCCTGCACGCCGACCGGCCACAGCTGGAACGGGTGCTGGACAACCTGATCGACAATGCCTTGCGCCATACCGCCAGCGGCGGCCAGATCCGCCTGCAGGCCCGGCGGCACGGCGAGCGGGTGATCATCAGCGTCGAGGACAACGGCGAGGGCATTGCCTACGGTCAGCAGGGCCGGATCTTCGAGCCCTTCGTCCAGGTCGGGCGCAAGAAAGGCGGCGCCGGGCTCGGGCTGGCGCTGTGCAAGGAAATCGTCCAGCTCCACGGCGGCCGCATGGGGGTCTACTCAAGGCCGGGACAAGGCACCCAGTTCTACCTGGCCTTGCCCCTGTAG
- a CDS encoding EAL domain-containing protein, with the protein MPVPREPTRTWFYRPWLLATLTAVLSAALLLLGSAGVAMHEVQQRESEQMNAQGKRFLERLEQLFGQLREGLDVLEAQPLRECSAELISALQQVSFSYRFIYEAAYMDATQTCSNSPRQNLVPSPRAPDIRGPTYSYWLNTSAQPNENLAALMLGRGNFRVATSRGHLTDVVDLPAGGSLMVVVEHGARAIPVLGPARAWPPVEPWRAARDGPLQVTPDLLIYRMPTQNPEYQLVLITPRASMQAEMLDGWWWLLPISLVLALCIGGLVYQLARQRQSLGAELQGALRRGELQVLYQPIFDLSSRECVGAEALLRWRRPDGTLTSPDLFIPLAENTGQIRQITDFVLQRLLEQLGHVLRANPQLYISVNLAACDVMVPRIGQVMARLLALHKVAARQIAFEVTERGLIDVVVARDNLQALRDVGHQVLIDDFGTGYCSLAYLQSLPVDCLKIDKAFIDALGHDAASSGVAPHIIRMAHALKLKVIAEGIEFEDQASLLNSEGVSYGQGWLFAHALSALQFIELITRGRRLVPRRLDDEA; encoded by the coding sequence ATGCCTGTTCCTCGTGAGCCCACCCGTACCTGGTTCTATCGCCCCTGGTTGCTGGCGACGCTGACGGCTGTGCTGAGCGCGGCGCTGTTGCTGCTCGGCAGTGCCGGGGTGGCCATGCATGAGGTCCAGCAACGGGAGAGCGAGCAGATGAATGCCCAGGGCAAGCGCTTTCTGGAGCGCCTGGAGCAACTGTTCGGGCAACTGCGTGAAGGTCTGGACGTGCTCGAAGCCCAGCCGCTGCGCGAGTGCAGCGCCGAGCTGATCAGCGCCCTGCAGCAGGTCAGCTTCAGCTACCGCTTCATCTATGAAGCGGCCTACATGGATGCCACCCAGACGTGCTCCAACTCGCCGCGGCAGAACCTCGTGCCCTCGCCCAGGGCCCCGGATATCCGCGGGCCGACCTACAGCTACTGGCTCAACACCTCTGCCCAGCCCAATGAAAACCTGGCCGCGCTGATGCTGGGCCGAGGCAATTTTCGCGTGGCCACCTCCCGCGGGCACCTGACCGATGTGGTGGACCTGCCGGCCGGTGGCAGCCTGATGGTGGTGGTCGAGCATGGCGCCCGGGCCATTCCGGTATTGGGTCCGGCCCGTGCCTGGCCGCCGGTGGAGCCTTGGCGCGCCGCTCGCGACGGGCCGCTGCAGGTCACTCCGGACCTGCTGATCTATCGCATGCCGACCCAGAATCCCGAGTACCAGCTGGTGCTGATCACGCCCCGGGCCAGCATGCAGGCGGAGATGCTCGACGGCTGGTGGTGGCTGTTGCCGATCAGCCTGGTGCTGGCGCTGTGTATCGGTGGCCTGGTGTATCAGCTGGCGCGCCAGCGCCAATCCCTGGGGGCGGAGCTGCAAGGCGCTCTGCGCCGTGGCGAGTTGCAGGTGCTGTACCAGCCGATCTTCGACCTCAGCAGCCGGGAGTGTGTCGGGGCCGAAGCCTTGCTGCGCTGGCGCCGTCCGGATGGCACCCTGACCAGCCCCGACCTGTTCATTCCGCTGGCGGAAAACACCGGGCAGATCCGCCAGATCACCGACTTCGTCCTGCAGCGCCTGCTGGAACAACTGGGGCACGTATTGCGGGCCAACCCGCAGCTGTACATCTCGGTCAACCTGGCGGCCTGCGATGTCATGGTGCCGCGCATCGGCCAGGTCATGGCGCGGCTCCTGGCCTTGCACAAGGTGGCCGCGCGGCAGATCGCCTTCGAGGTCACCGAGCGTGGCCTGATCGATGTGGTGGTGGCGCGGGACAACCTGCAGGCGCTGCGGGACGTGGGGCATCAAGTGCTGATCGATGATTTCGGCACCGGCTACTGCAGCCTGGCCTACCTGCAAAGCCTGCCGGTGGATTGCCTGAAGATCGACAAGGCGTTTATCGACGCCCTGGGTCATGACGCTGCCAGCAGTGGCGTGGCGCCCCACATCATCCGCATGGCCCATGCCCTGAAGCTCAAGGTGATCGCCGAGGGCATCGAGTTCGAAGACCAGGCATCGCTGCTCAACAGCGAAGGCGTGAGCTACGGCCAGGGCTGGCTGTTCGCCCATGCCTTGAGCGCGTTGCAGTTCATCGAGCTGATTACCCGGGGGCGGCGCCTGGTGCCCCGGCGCCTGGATGACGAAGCCTGA